Proteins encoded in a region of the Bradyrhizobium sp. CB3481 genome:
- a CDS encoding DUF2269 domain-containing protein: MTLYFLIKYLHVLGAIVILGTGAGTAFFMLMALRSRDVAFIARTAETVVIADMLFTLTAVLLQPVSGAALMWQSATAWSERWLIVSLALYAVAGLFWVPVVFMQIEMRDLARKAATHNQELSPRYFALFHRWFLFGIPGFGSVMAILWLMIAKPF, translated from the coding sequence ATGACGCTGTATTTCCTCATCAAATATCTGCATGTGCTCGGCGCCATCGTCATTCTCGGCACCGGCGCGGGTACCGCGTTTTTCATGCTGATGGCGCTTCGCAGCCGCGACGTGGCGTTCATCGCGCGCACGGCGGAGACCGTCGTCATCGCCGACATGCTGTTCACGCTGACGGCGGTGCTGCTGCAGCCGGTGAGCGGGGCCGCGCTGATGTGGCAATCCGCCACCGCATGGAGCGAGCGCTGGCTGATCGTCTCGCTCGCCCTCTATGCGGTCGCCGGGTTGTTCTGGGTGCCTGTCGTCTTCATGCAGATCGAGATGCGCGATCTCGCGCGCAAGGCGGCCACGCACAATCAGGAGCTGTCTCCCCGCTATTTCGCACTTTTCCACCGCTGGTTTCTGTTCGGGATTCCCGGGTTCGGTTCGGTCATGGCTATTCTGTGGCTGATGATCGCCAAACCGTTCTAG
- a CDS encoding SDR family oxidoreductase, with protein MNADIRKILVLGASGLIGCFITRDLRIRGFPVVGVARKLPALQKTGPHDLELPLMSMDAAALTKLIHDHRIDIVVNCLGVLQDGPGSDTAAVHCDFVKRLSHAIKGSRRAIRLVHVSIPGTAETDQTNFSTTKREGERLIEESGVSYTILRPGFVVALAAYGGSAMVRSLAAYPFDLPDDEQATPFQPIAMEDIAATIAWLASRNPGEANGETWDLMQAEPVTLGGVIDHFRQALGTREWPRIAMPAFLLDLGARLGDLANLFGWMPPMRSTAIAELRRGVKGNPAGWISATGITPKTIAEMAAQRPATIQEKWFARLFPIKALIIASLVVFWVVSGFIALLISYDAAADILRSHNFPAWLVDPITVGTSLMDMSIGVLIAFRRTSAFGLIAGIIASLGYMFGAAILTPDLWIEPLGALVKTGPAIVLMLVALLTLDNR; from the coding sequence ATGAACGCCGACATCAGAAAAATCCTCGTGCTCGGCGCTTCCGGTTTGATCGGTTGCTTCATTACCCGTGACCTGCGCATCCGTGGATTTCCGGTGGTGGGCGTCGCCCGCAAGCTGCCGGCCTTGCAGAAGACCGGCCCGCACGATCTCGAACTGCCGCTGATGTCGATGGATGCGGCCGCGCTGACGAAGCTGATCCACGACCATCGCATCGACATCGTCGTCAATTGCCTTGGCGTGCTGCAGGACGGTCCGGGCAGTGACACCGCCGCCGTGCATTGCGATTTCGTCAAGCGGCTCTCGCACGCGATCAAGGGCAGCCGCCGTGCGATCCGCCTCGTGCACGTCTCGATTCCAGGTACGGCCGAGACCGACCAGACCAATTTCAGCACCACCAAGCGCGAGGGCGAGCGGCTGATCGAGGAGTCCGGCGTCTCCTACACGATCCTGCGGCCCGGCTTCGTGGTGGCGCTGGCGGCCTATGGCGGCAGCGCGATGGTGCGCTCGCTCGCGGCCTATCCGTTCGATCTGCCGGATGACGAGCAGGCGACGCCGTTCCAGCCGATCGCGATGGAGGACATTGCTGCGACCATCGCCTGGCTCGCGTCGCGCAATCCAGGCGAGGCGAACGGCGAGACCTGGGACCTGATGCAGGCGGAGCCGGTCACGCTTGGCGGCGTGATCGATCACTTCCGCCAGGCGCTCGGTACCCGCGAATGGCCGCGCATCGCGATGCCGGCGTTTCTGCTCGATTTAGGCGCAAGGCTTGGCGATCTCGCCAATTTATTCGGCTGGATGCCGCCGATGCGGAGCACCGCGATTGCCGAGCTGCGCCGCGGCGTCAAGGGCAACCCCGCCGGATGGATCAGCGCCACCGGCATCACGCCCAAGACGATCGCAGAGATGGCCGCGCAGCGTCCGGCAACCATTCAGGAAAAATGGTTTGCCCGGCTGTTTCCGATTAAGGCGCTGATCATCGCAAGCCTCGTCGTGTTCTGGGTGGTGTCGGGTTTCATCGCGCTGCTGATCTCCTATGACGCGGCGGCGGACATCCTGCGCAGCCACAACTTTCCGGCCTGGCTCGTCGACCCCATCACCGTCGGCACCAGCCTGATGGACATGAGCATCGGCGTATTGATCGCGTTCCGCCGCACCTCGGCATTCGGCCTGATCGCGGGTATCATCGCTTCGCTCGGCTATATGTTTGGTGCGGCGATCCTGACGCCGGATCTCTGGATCGAGCCGCTGGGCGCGCTGGTGAAGACGGGACCTGCGATCGTGCTGATGCTGGTGGCGCTGCTGACGCTGGATAATAGATAG
- a CDS encoding thiol-disulfide oxidoreductase DCC family protein — translation MNSWPDDDVILYDGVCIFCSRWVRFVAKRDVARRFRFTPIQSAYGTKLAQTFGIDPDDPDTNAVVHGGVAWLKSDAALTVLSQLPRWGWVRVLFAVPKPLRDAIYSLIARNRYRIFGKYEQCFVPDAEMRARVME, via the coding sequence ATGAACAGCTGGCCCGACGATGACGTGATCCTCTACGACGGCGTCTGCATCTTCTGCTCACGCTGGGTGCGCTTCGTTGCAAAGCGCGATGTAGCGCGCAGATTCCGCTTCACCCCAATCCAGTCAGCCTATGGCACGAAGCTGGCGCAGACGTTCGGCATCGATCCCGATGATCCCGATACCAACGCCGTCGTACATGGCGGCGTGGCGTGGCTGAAGTCCGACGCCGCGCTGACGGTGCTGAGCCAGTTGCCGCGCTGGGGCTGGGTGCGCGTGCTGTTCGCCGTGCCAAAGCCGCTACGCGATGCGATCTACAGCCTCATCGCGCGCAATCGGTATCGGATCTTTGGGAAGTATGAGCAGTGTTTTGTGCCCGATGCGGAGATGCGGGCTCGGGTGATGGAATAG
- a CDS encoding NAD(P)/FAD-dependent oxidoreductase, protein MTSLPSSVDIAIIGAGAAGLGAANALRDSGLSIIVLEARDRLGGRAHTIMASPEVTFDVGCGWLHSADRNSFVAIAEELGFEINRALPPWRERAYGEAFPQADRDDFIDALNAFYNRAGQAAAEAVKTGRDCAASLYLEPGNRWNPMIDAISTYVNGRELDQVSILDMEAYEDTDINWRVRRGYGALVAAYGASCPVALNCAVTLIDHSAKRIRIETARGTLEADKIIVTVPTNLIADETIRFQPALPAKVDAARGLPLGLADKITLALAEPEALPVEGNLRGATMRTGMGTYHIRPFGQPCIEGFFGGRFAQSLEDAGDGALAAAGIDEIVSFLGNDFRRRLKPLAESRWAHDPFARGSYSHALPGHAGDRAVLAAPVDGRLFFAGEATSPEFFTTAHGARDSGERAAREVLAALKKR, encoded by the coding sequence ATGACGTCCCTGCCCTCTTCCGTCGATATCGCCATCATAGGCGCCGGCGCCGCCGGCCTCGGCGCCGCCAATGCGCTGAGGGATTCAGGCCTTTCCATTATCGTGCTGGAAGCGCGTGACCGCCTCGGCGGCCGGGCGCATACCATCATGGCCTCGCCCGAGGTCACCTTCGATGTCGGCTGCGGCTGGCTGCATTCGGCTGATAGAAACTCGTTCGTCGCAATCGCCGAAGAGCTTGGCTTCGAGATCAATCGGGCGCTGCCGCCCTGGCGCGAGCGCGCCTATGGCGAGGCGTTTCCGCAAGCCGATCGTGACGATTTCATCGATGCGCTGAACGCTTTCTACAATCGCGCCGGACAAGCCGCGGCGGAGGCGGTCAAGACCGGCCGCGACTGCGCCGCCAGTCTCTATCTCGAGCCCGGCAATCGCTGGAATCCGATGATCGATGCGATCTCGACCTATGTGAACGGCCGCGAGCTCGACCAGGTCTCGATCCTCGACATGGAAGCCTATGAGGATACCGACATCAACTGGCGTGTCCGCCGTGGCTATGGCGCCCTCGTTGCGGCCTACGGCGCCTCATGTCCGGTCGCGCTCAACTGCGCGGTGACACTGATCGATCATTCCGCAAAGCGCATCCGCATTGAGACAGCGCGCGGCACGCTGGAGGCGGACAAGATCATCGTCACCGTGCCGACCAACCTGATCGCGGATGAAACGATTCGCTTTCAGCCCGCTCTGCCCGCAAAGGTCGACGCCGCGCGCGGCCTGCCGCTCGGCCTTGCCGACAAGATAACGCTGGCGCTGGCCGAGCCCGAGGCGCTGCCCGTCGAAGGCAATCTGCGCGGCGCAACCATGCGCACCGGCATGGGCACCTATCACATCCGCCCGTTCGGCCAGCCCTGCATCGAGGGCTTTTTTGGCGGCCGCTTCGCGCAATCGCTGGAGGACGCCGGCGACGGCGCGCTCGCCGCGGCAGGCATCGACGAGATCGTGTCCTTCCTCGGCAATGATTTCCGCCGCAGGCTGAAGCCGCTCGCGGAATCGCGCTGGGCCCACGACCCGTTCGCCCGCGGTTCGTACTCGCACGCGCTGCCGGGCCACGCGGGCGACCGTGCGGTGTTGGCCGCCCCCGTCGATGGCAGGTTGTTCTTCGCCGGCGAAGCGACCTCGCCGGAGTTTTTCACGACTGCCCATGGGGCGCGGGATAGTGGCGAGCGAGCGGCGAGGGAAGTGTTGGCTGCGTTGAAGAAGCGCTGA
- the typA gene encoding translational GTPase TypA, producing MNLRNVAIIAHVDHGKTTLVDRLLQQSGTYRENQKVTERAMDSNDLERERGITILAKAASVQWKDTRINIVDTPGHADFGGEVERILNMVDGALVLVDAAEGPLPQTKFVVSKALKVGLKPIVVINKVDRPDARPTEVINEVFDLFAALDASEEQLDFPILYGSAKQGWMADSPDGSHDAGMQPLFDLIVRHVAPPTVEQGPFRMIGTILEANPYLGRIITGRITSGAIKPNQQVKVLGADGKTIEQGRITKILAFRGIERTPLDEAEAGDIVAIAGLTKGTVADTFCDPTVETPLQAQPIDPPTVSMSFIVNNSPLAGTEGDKVTSRMIRDRLMREAEGNVALRVVEAADKDSMEVSGRGELQLAILIETMRREGFELSVSRPRVVLQKDEATGAWQEPIEEVVIDVDEEHSGVVVQKMSERKAEMIEMRPSGGNRLRLVFYAPTRGLIGYQGELLTDTRGTAIMNRLFHGYANYKGDIQGRRNGVLISNDQGEAVAYAMFKLEDRGPMMIEPGWKVYKGMIVGEHTRDNDLEINVLKGKQLTNIRTTSKDEAVRLTPPIRMTLEKALAYIEDDELVEVTPKSIRLRKKFLDANDRKRAEKAKEAVA from the coding sequence ATGAACCTTCGTAACGTCGCCATCATCGCCCACGTCGACCACGGCAAGACTACTCTCGTCGACCGCCTGCTGCAGCAATCCGGCACCTATCGCGAAAACCAGAAGGTGACGGAGCGCGCGATGGACTCCAACGACCTGGAGCGCGAGCGCGGCATCACCATTCTGGCCAAGGCCGCCTCGGTGCAGTGGAAGGATACCCGCATCAACATCGTCGATACCCCCGGCCACGCCGATTTCGGCGGCGAGGTCGAGCGCATCCTCAACATGGTGGATGGCGCACTGGTGCTGGTCGACGCCGCCGAAGGTCCATTGCCGCAGACCAAGTTCGTGGTCTCCAAGGCGCTGAAGGTCGGGCTGAAGCCGATCGTCGTCATCAACAAGGTCGACCGCCCCGACGCGCGCCCGACCGAAGTCATCAACGAGGTGTTCGACCTGTTCGCGGCGCTCGACGCCAGCGAGGAGCAGCTCGATTTCCCGATCCTCTACGGGTCGGCCAAGCAGGGCTGGATGGCCGACAGCCCGGATGGCTCGCACGATGCCGGCATGCAGCCGCTGTTCGACCTGATCGTGCGCCATGTCGCGCCGCCGACCGTCGAACAGGGCCCGTTCCGGATGATCGGCACCATTCTCGAGGCCAACCCCTATCTCGGCCGCATCATCACCGGCCGCATCACCTCGGGTGCGATCAAGCCGAACCAGCAGGTCAAGGTGCTGGGCGCCGACGGCAAGACCATCGAGCAGGGTCGCATCACAAAGATCCTCGCCTTCCGCGGCATCGAGCGTACGCCGCTGGATGAAGCCGAAGCCGGCGACATCGTCGCCATCGCGGGCCTGACCAAGGGCACCGTCGCCGACACCTTCTGCGATCCCACGGTCGAAACGCCGCTGCAGGCGCAGCCGATCGATCCACCGACGGTCTCGATGTCGTTCATCGTCAACAACTCGCCGCTCGCCGGCACCGAGGGTGACAAGGTGACGAGCCGCATGATCCGCGACCGCCTGATGCGCGAAGCAGAAGGCAATGTCGCGCTGCGCGTGGTCGAAGCCGCCGACAAGGATTCTATGGAAGTGTCGGGCCGCGGCGAATTGCAGCTCGCGATCCTGATCGAGACCATGCGCCGCGAAGGCTTTGAGCTTTCCGTCTCGCGTCCGCGCGTCGTGCTGCAGAAGGACGAAGCCACCGGAGCGTGGCAGGAGCCGATCGAGGAGGTCGTGATCGACGTCGACGAGGAGCATTCCGGCGTCGTCGTGCAAAAGATGAGCGAGCGCAAGGCCGAGATGATCGAGATGCGCCCGTCCGGCGGCAACCGCCTGCGGCTGGTGTTCTACGCGCCGACCCGCGGCCTGATCGGCTATCAGGGCGAACTGCTGACCGACACCCGCGGCACTGCGATCATGAACCGCCTGTTCCATGGCTATGCCAATTACAAGGGCGACATCCAGGGCCGCCGCAACGGCGTGTTGATCTCCAACGATCAGGGCGAAGCGGTGGCCTATGCCATGTTCAAGCTGGAAGACCGCGGCCCGATGATGATCGAGCCGGGCTGGAAGGTCTACAAGGGCATGATCGTCGGCGAGCACACCCGCGACAACGATCTCGAGATCAACGTGCTCAAGGGCAAGCAGCTCACCAACATCCGCACCACCTCCAAGGACGAAGCGGTGCGCCTGACGCCGCCGATCCGGATGACGCTGGAAAAGGCGCTGGCCTATATCGAGGACGACGAGCTGGTCGAGGTGACCCCGAAGTCGATCCGCCTGCGCAAAAAGTTCTTGGACGCCAACGACCGCAAGCGCGCGGAGAAGGCCAAGGAAGCGGTGGCGTAG
- a CDS encoding Crp/Fnr family transcriptional regulator, with protein MLTRRNGTAGVRPFNNLLRRLNDADFALIAPHLVAADSDPNDLLYSPGDNVETVHFPCGPSLVSYMVANEDGRDVETILIGREGAVGGIVSQGNLPAYTRIIVKFAGPFVRLPVNKLDAAKAKSRSLNNVFARYADCMLAQIFQSTACNAIHSIEQRTAKWIISAMERTDHGDTVPLTHEQLATLLGVGRSYTSRVIQTFKAEGTLETRRGSIVIRNAEGLRNRSCRCNEAVKGHFEEVLRGIYPEPGKDN; from the coding sequence ATGCTCACGCGACGAAACGGCACGGCCGGCGTACGGCCGTTCAACAACCTGCTGCGCCGTTTGAATGACGCCGATTTCGCGTTGATTGCCCCGCACCTTGTCGCCGCCGACAGCGATCCGAATGATCTGCTCTACAGCCCCGGCGACAATGTCGAGACCGTGCATTTTCCCTGCGGCCCCAGCCTCGTCTCCTACATGGTCGCCAACGAGGACGGCCGCGACGTCGAGACCATCCTGATCGGACGCGAGGGCGCGGTCGGCGGCATCGTCAGCCAGGGCAACCTCCCGGCCTATACCCGCATCATCGTCAAGTTCGCCGGGCCCTTCGTTCGGCTGCCAGTCAACAAGCTCGATGCCGCCAAAGCCAAATCGCGCTCGCTGAACAACGTCTTCGCGCGCTATGCGGACTGCATGCTGGCGCAGATTTTCCAGTCTACCGCCTGCAATGCGATCCATTCGATCGAGCAGCGCACGGCCAAATGGATCATTTCGGCGATGGAGCGCACCGATCACGGCGACACCGTGCCGCTCACGCATGAGCAGCTGGCGACCCTGCTCGGCGTCGGCCGCTCCTACACCAGCCGGGTCATCCAGACCTTCAAGGCGGAGGGTACGCTCGAGACCCGGCGCGGCTCGATCGTGATCCGCAACGCGGAAGGGCTGCGAAACCGCTCCTGCCGCTGCAATGAGGCCGTGAAGGGCCATTTTGAGGAGGTTTTGCGGGGAATCTATCCCGAACCCGGCAAGGACAATTGA
- a CDS encoding response regulator: protein MDPASHDGMPIDVLVVEDDPIIALDFEDTIHGFGVKSVRIAATVAKALELIEDKPPQFALLDVGLIREESFAVAERLETLQIPFAFVTGYGADAMLPTAFATRPRLPKPCSTDALRALLTSRGINS, encoded by the coding sequence ATGGACCCCGCCTCCCATGACGGCATGCCAATTGACGTCCTGGTCGTCGAAGACGACCCGATCATCGCCCTCGACTTCGAAGACACGATCCACGGTTTCGGTGTGAAGTCGGTGCGGATCGCCGCCACCGTGGCCAAGGCACTCGAACTGATTGAAGACAAGCCGCCGCAATTCGCGCTGCTCGATGTCGGGCTGATCCGCGAGGAGAGTTTTGCCGTCGCCGAGCGGCTTGAGACGCTTCAGATTCCCTTTGCCTTCGTCACCGGCTACGGCGCCGATGCGATGCTGCCGACAGCATTCGCGACCAGGCCGCGGTTGCCCAAGCCCTGCTCCACCGACGCGCTGCGGGCGCTGCTGACGAGCCGCGGCATCAATTCCTGA
- a CDS encoding alkaline phosphatase D family protein, whose amino-acid sequence MRFQIPRSTSRNGLCGISRRRFLASAGASAVGLIAMPYLSRAADRPIVTSGVQSGDVSIDSGVVWSRADRPSQMLVEVSTTESFAKVRALPPIAALPESDYTAKMLLENLPAGQDIFYRVKFRDLSHPEIMSEPVVGRFRTAPADRRDISFVWGGDVAGQGWGINPEDGGMLTFATMRRHRPDFLLHSGDTIYADGPIKSEVTLPDGKVWKNVTIPEKAKVAETLDEFRAAHKYNFMDEHLRAFNAEVPVFVQWDDHEVVNNWSLSKELPATYKERSISLLAARSARAFHEMYPTRESIREPGRVYRTLSYGPHLDVFMLDERSYRGPNGLNQQTEYGPEAYFLGPEQLAWLKRALLNSRATWKVIASDMPLSIIVYDDATNKKGSEAVAQSDGPPRGRELEIADLLRFIKTSGVINTVWLTADVHYAAAHYYNPDKAQFAEFDPFWEFVAGPLHAGTFGPNELDNTFGPEVKFIKAPGPGKQNLPPSAGMQFFGDVRIDGASGQMTVTLRDRTDVALWSTTLDPKPV is encoded by the coding sequence ATGAGGTTCCAAATTCCTCGCAGCACGTCCCGCAATGGTCTTTGCGGAATCTCGCGGCGGCGTTTCCTCGCCTCTGCCGGCGCCAGCGCCGTCGGCCTCATCGCAATGCCCTATCTCAGCCGCGCCGCCGACCGGCCGATCGTGACATCGGGCGTGCAGTCCGGCGATGTGAGCATCGACAGCGGCGTGGTGTGGTCGCGCGCCGACCGTCCCTCGCAAATGCTGGTCGAGGTCTCCACCACCGAATCCTTTGCCAAGGTCCGCGCCCTGCCGCCGATCGCGGCGCTCCCCGAGAGCGACTACACCGCAAAAATGCTGCTGGAGAATCTTCCGGCCGGCCAGGATATCTTCTATCGCGTGAAATTCCGCGACCTCTCGCATCCGGAAATAATGAGCGAACCGGTCGTCGGACGCTTCCGTACCGCGCCCGCCGACCGCCGCGACATCAGCTTTGTCTGGGGCGGCGATGTCGCGGGGCAAGGCTGGGGCATCAACCCTGAGGACGGCGGCATGCTCACCTTCGCCACCATGCGCAGGCATCGCCCGGATTTTCTGCTGCACTCCGGCGACACCATCTACGCCGACGGTCCGATCAAGAGCGAGGTGACGCTGCCCGACGGAAAGGTCTGGAAGAACGTGACTATCCCGGAGAAGGCAAAGGTCGCCGAAACGCTCGACGAATTCCGCGCCGCGCACAAGTATAATTTCATGGACGAGCACCTGCGCGCCTTCAATGCCGAGGTGCCGGTCTTCGTGCAGTGGGACGACCATGAGGTCGTCAACAACTGGTCGTTATCGAAGGAATTGCCGGCGACCTACAAGGAACGCAGCATCAGCCTACTCGCCGCGCGTTCAGCCCGCGCGTTCCACGAAATGTATCCGACGCGCGAGAGCATCCGCGAGCCGGGGCGAGTCTACCGCACGCTGAGCTATGGTCCGCATCTCGACGTCTTCATGCTGGACGAGCGCAGCTATCGCGGCCCGAATGGTCTGAACCAGCAGACCGAATACGGCCCGGAAGCGTATTTTCTTGGCCCCGAGCAACTCGCCTGGCTGAAGCGCGCTTTGCTCAATTCACGCGCCACCTGGAAGGTGATCGCGTCAGACATGCCACTCTCCATCATCGTCTATGACGATGCAACCAACAAGAAAGGCTCGGAAGCGGTAGCGCAAAGCGACGGCCCGCCGCGCGGCCGCGAGCTGGAGATCGCCGATCTCCTGCGCTTCATCAAGACATCAGGTGTCATCAACACGGTGTGGCTGACGGCTGACGTGCACTACGCCGCCGCGCATTACTACAATCCCGACAAGGCGCAGTTTGCCGAGTTCGACCCGTTCTGGGAGTTCGTTGCCGGCCCGCTGCACGCCGGCACATTTGGTCCGAACGAACTCGACAACACGTTCGGCCCCGAGGTGAAATTCATCAAGGCGCCAGGGCCCGGCAAGCAGAACCTGCCGCCGTCGGCCGGCATGCAGTTCTTCGGCGATGTCCGGATCGACGGCGCCAGCGGGCAGATGACCGTGACCTTGCGCGACCGCACCGACGTTGCGTTGTGGTCAACGACGCTCGACCCGAAACCGGTGTAA
- a CDS encoding TAXI family TRAP transporter solute-binding subunit, which produces MPVPPSPRSAKRRLTFITLAGVLAIVGALVAGYYFAMRPVTLRIAVGPANSDDLKVVQNLAQAFNNQRNSLVRLRPVQTDGALASASLLGDGKVDLAIIRGDLEVPRNAQAVATLRKNVVVLWVASAAKKEKGKKAAPGITKIGQLTGRRIGVVGRTQANVNLLKVILRQYGVDPAKVEIIQFPANEAAEAIRNQKADAYLAAGPVNSKITADAIAASAREGGAPKFLAIDSAEAIAQNHPAYEASEIPAGTFGSAPSRPEEEVKTISFAHHIVARRGIAESTVAVFTRQLFAVRQNLKNEFPLAAKIETPDTDKDATIPVHPGAAAFVDGEEKTFLDRYSDYIWWALMALSAMGSAGAWFAGYLKKDDRSVNTSQRDRLLDMLTAARQCDSMDELDQMQAEADAILRDTLQCFEHGAIEEGTLTAFNIAIEQFHNAVADRKALLLSMPQNLQRASAQFRAAGNA; this is translated from the coding sequence ATGCCGGTCCCACCCTCGCCCCGCTCAGCGAAACGACGGCTGACATTCATCACGCTCGCGGGCGTACTGGCCATCGTCGGTGCGCTGGTCGCCGGCTATTATTTTGCCATGCGGCCCGTGACCTTGCGGATCGCGGTCGGCCCCGCCAACAGCGACGACCTCAAGGTGGTGCAGAACCTGGCGCAGGCCTTCAACAACCAGCGCAACAGCCTGGTCCGGCTGCGGCCGGTGCAGACCGACGGCGCGCTCGCGAGCGCCAGCCTGCTCGGCGATGGCAAGGTCGATCTCGCCATCATTCGCGGTGACCTCGAGGTGCCGAGAAATGCGCAGGCGGTGGCGACGCTGCGCAAGAACGTCGTGGTGCTGTGGGTCGCGTCTGCCGCCAAGAAGGAAAAGGGAAAGAAGGCCGCACCTGGCATCACCAAGATCGGCCAGCTCACGGGACGCCGCATCGGCGTCGTCGGCCGCACCCAGGCCAACGTCAACCTGCTCAAGGTGATCCTCCGGCAATATGGCGTCGATCCGGCAAAGGTCGAGATCATCCAGTTTCCCGCCAATGAGGCTGCCGAGGCCATCCGTAACCAGAAGGCCGACGCCTATCTCGCCGCCGGACCGGTCAACAGCAAGATCACGGCGGACGCGATCGCCGCGTCGGCGCGCGAGGGCGGCGCGCCGAAATTCCTCGCAATCGATTCCGCGGAAGCCATCGCGCAGAACCATCCCGCCTACGAAGCCTCCGAGATCCCGGCCGGAACATTCGGCAGCGCGCCGAGCCGGCCCGAGGAAGAGGTCAAGACCATCAGTTTTGCGCACCACATCGTGGCACGCCGAGGCATTGCGGAATCGACCGTTGCGGTCTTTACGCGGCAATTGTTTGCGGTCCGCCAGAACCTGAAAAACGAATTCCCGCTGGCGGCCAAGATCGAGACGCCCGACACCGATAAGGACGCCACCATCCCGGTTCATCCCGGCGCCGCCGCCTTCGTCGATGGCGAGGAGAAGACCTTTCTCGACCGCTACAGCGATTACATCTGGTGGGCCCTGATGGCGCTGTCGGCGATGGGCTCCGCCGGCGCCTGGTTCGCCGGCTATCTCAAGAAGGACGATCGCAGCGTCAACACCTCGCAGCGCGACCGGCTGCTCGACATGCTCACCGCCGCCCGCCAATGCGATTCGATGGACGAGCTCGACCAGATGCAGGCGGAAGCGGACGCGATTCTGCGCGACACGCTGCAATGTTTCGAGCACGGCGCGATCGAGGAAGGCACGCTGACCGCGTTCAACATCGCGATTGAGCAGTTTCACAACGCGGTCGCCGACCGCAAGGCGCTGCTCCTCAGCATGCCGCAGAACCTGCAACGGGCGAGCGCGCAATTTCGCGCCGCCGGCAACGCCTGA
- a CDS encoding 4a-hydroxytetrahydrobiopterin dehydratase: MAERLSAEARKSALVELSGWAETPGREAITRTFTFKDFNEAFGFMSRAALVAEKNDHHPEWKNVYKTVEVVLATHDAGGVTGRDVDLAKAMNAIARQLGVA; encoded by the coding sequence ATGGCGGAGCGGCTGTCGGCGGAGGCACGGAAATCGGCGCTGGTGGAACTTTCCGGCTGGGCCGAAACGCCGGGGCGCGAGGCGATCACGCGGACCTTCACCTTCAAGGATTTCAACGAAGCGTTCGGTTTCATGTCCCGCGCCGCGCTGGTGGCGGAAAAGAACGACCATCACCCGGAATGGAAGAACGTCTACAAGACCGTGGAAGTGGTGTTGGCGACCCACGACGCCGGCGGCGTAACCGGGCGCGACGTCGATCTTGCCAAGGCCATGAATGCGATTGCGCGGCAGCTCGGCGTCGCCTGA
- a CDS encoding YkvA family protein, whose translation MASSDHTAGFEPADRLAQDRESVRRRFWIKFKQVVAQLPFAEDLLAAYYCAFDKETPRHVQASLLGAVAYFILPFDFMPDMLPLLGFTDDAAVLATAIRMVAGHITPEHREAARAALKRGIDAETGE comes from the coding sequence ATGGCATCGTCCGATCACACCGCGGGTTTCGAGCCGGCCGACCGGTTGGCGCAGGACCGCGAGAGCGTGCGCCGGCGCTTCTGGATCAAGTTCAAGCAGGTGGTGGCGCAGCTTCCATTCGCCGAGGATCTGCTCGCAGCCTATTACTGCGCCTTCGACAAGGAGACGCCGCGCCATGTTCAGGCGTCGCTGCTCGGCGCGGTGGCCTATTTCATTCTGCCGTTCGACTTCATGCCCGACATGCTGCCCTTGCTTGGCTTTACCGACGATGCAGCCGTGCTGGCGACCGCCATCCGCATGGTCGCAGGTCATATCACGCCGGAGCATCGCGAAGCCGCCCGCGCGGCGCTGAAGCGCGGGATTGACGCCGAGACGGGCGAATAG